Proteins from a genomic interval of Rhodococcoides fascians A25f:
- the lpdA gene encoding dihydrolipoyl dehydrogenase: MSDVDVLILGAGSGGYSCALRAEQLGLSVALIEEDKLGGTCLHRGCIPTKALLHTAEVADAVHGAAHVGVTASLTGVDMPAALDYQRSVVAGLYSGLQGLLKRPSIEIVSGRGQVVGPRTVEVDGRRITGASLVLATGSYSRTIPGIELGPRVLTSDGALALDRVPESVVVLGGGVIGIEFASIWASFGARVTVVEALDRIVPGEDEWSSKQLTKALLKRGIDIRTGTKVETVTESSDDVAVILSSGDTLSADVVLVSVGRGPRTDGLGLAEQGIATERGFVPVDDNLLTTAEGVYAVGDIVAGYQLAHRGFQHGMFVAEHIAGLAPARIDGDLVPRVTYSHPEVASVGLTEKAAEEKYGTVTSVVYDLGGNGKSRILSSAGGVKVIRARDDGPVVGIHLVGDRVGELIGEAQLAVAWEALPSEVGSFVHAHPTQNEALGEAMMALSGRPLYAHT; the protein is encoded by the coding sequence ATGAGTGACGTGGACGTTCTCATCCTCGGTGCCGGATCGGGTGGGTACTCCTGCGCCCTGCGCGCCGAACAGCTCGGCCTGTCCGTGGCATTGATCGAGGAAGACAAGCTCGGTGGCACCTGCCTGCACCGCGGGTGCATCCCCACCAAGGCGCTGCTGCACACGGCCGAGGTGGCCGATGCGGTGCACGGGGCTGCTCATGTCGGCGTTACCGCATCGTTGACTGGTGTGGACATGCCTGCGGCGCTGGACTATCAGCGCAGCGTGGTCGCCGGCCTGTACAGCGGGCTGCAGGGTTTGTTGAAGCGTCCGAGCATCGAGATCGTCTCGGGCCGTGGTCAGGTCGTCGGTCCTCGTACCGTCGAGGTGGACGGTCGACGCATCACCGGGGCCTCACTCGTTCTCGCGACCGGATCGTATTCGCGCACCATCCCGGGCATCGAGCTTGGACCTCGTGTCCTCACGAGCGACGGAGCGTTGGCGCTCGATCGAGTTCCGGAATCTGTCGTCGTACTCGGCGGCGGGGTCATCGGTATCGAATTCGCCAGTATCTGGGCATCATTCGGTGCCAGGGTCACCGTCGTCGAAGCACTGGATCGCATCGTTCCGGGCGAAGACGAATGGTCGTCGAAGCAGTTGACCAAGGCATTACTCAAGCGCGGCATCGACATTCGTACCGGGACCAAGGTCGAGACCGTCACCGAATCTTCCGATGATGTCGCGGTGATCTTGTCATCCGGCGACACCCTCTCGGCCGATGTCGTGCTGGTGTCCGTCGGACGCGGGCCCCGTACCGACGGTCTCGGGCTGGCCGAGCAGGGCATCGCTACCGAACGTGGCTTCGTCCCCGTCGACGACAACCTGCTCACCACCGCGGAGGGCGTCTACGCCGTCGGCGATATCGTGGCGGGGTATCAGTTGGCTCATCGCGGCTTTCAGCACGGCATGTTCGTCGCCGAGCACATCGCCGGCCTCGCACCGGCACGCATCGACGGTGATCTCGTTCCGCGCGTTACCTATTCGCATCCCGAGGTGGCGTCGGTCGGTCTCACAGAGAAGGCCGCGGAGGAGAAGTACGGAACCGTGACGTCGGTGGTCTACGACCTCGGCGGCAACGGCAAGAGCCGCATTCTGTCCAGCGCCGGCGGAGTCAAGGTGATTCGAGCACGAGACGACGGTCCGGTCGTCGGCATCCACCTCGTCGGCGACCGTGTCGGTGAATTGATCGGTGAGGCGCAACTCGCGGTTGCGTGGGAAGCATTGCCGTCGGAGGTCGGTAGTTTCGTTCATGCTCACCCCACGCAGAACGAGGCTCTCGGTGAAGCAATGATGGCGCTGTCGGGACGTCCACTATACGCCCACACTTGA
- a CDS encoding dihydrolipoamide acetyltransferase family protein yields MSMQVFLLPDLGEGLTEAEIVEWKVKPGDTVTIDQVVVEVETAKASVEVPCPFEGVVGELHAAEGTSLAVGAPLISITGGAVADTPAAHERYREEERAGSGNVLIGYGTGHGPTGRRRRSAAAPQWREKVPPEALNRTTAQHTSAPKVLSPIVRSMALQGGLDLTSIDTAGGHGVITRADVERAMAGSTVASSPEGVTRIPITGIRKTIADKLSRSRAEIPEATVWVDVDATALLQARRDLDASIDGVKVTLLAVLAKLTMIALAKFPELNSTVDTAAGEILRYENVGLGIAAQTDRGLMVPVVPQADKADLKELSERLAELTELSRTGSLPAARLSGGTFTLNNYGVFGVDGSAAIINHPEAAILGIGRIIDRPWVVDGRLAVRKVAQLSLAFDHRVCDGGVAGGFLRTVADFVENPVVALGSVR; encoded by the coding sequence ATGAGCATGCAGGTATTCCTGCTCCCCGATCTCGGTGAAGGACTGACCGAGGCCGAGATTGTCGAGTGGAAGGTCAAGCCCGGCGATACGGTCACCATCGATCAGGTTGTCGTCGAAGTGGAGACCGCGAAAGCCTCCGTCGAGGTGCCCTGCCCGTTCGAGGGTGTCGTCGGCGAATTGCATGCGGCCGAGGGCACCTCACTTGCCGTCGGCGCTCCCCTGATCAGCATCACCGGCGGTGCCGTCGCCGATACGCCTGCGGCCCACGAGCGTTACCGCGAAGAAGAGCGCGCCGGTTCGGGCAACGTCCTCATCGGCTACGGAACCGGCCACGGCCCTACCGGCCGCCGTCGACGAAGTGCGGCTGCGCCGCAGTGGCGTGAAAAAGTGCCCCCTGAGGCACTTAACCGCACCACTGCGCAGCACACCTCAGCACCGAAGGTGCTCTCCCCCATCGTCCGCAGCATGGCACTGCAGGGTGGGCTGGATCTGACATCTATCGATACAGCCGGCGGCCACGGAGTGATCACCCGCGCGGACGTCGAGCGCGCCATGGCCGGTTCGACCGTTGCTTCCTCACCGGAGGGCGTCACTCGAATCCCGATCACCGGGATTCGTAAGACCATCGCCGACAAGCTCTCTCGCAGTCGCGCGGAAATCCCCGAGGCCACCGTCTGGGTCGACGTCGACGCGACGGCTCTGCTGCAGGCCCGCCGCGACCTCGATGCCTCCATCGACGGAGTCAAGGTGACGCTGCTGGCGGTGCTGGCAAAGCTGACGATGATCGCGCTGGCCAAGTTCCCCGAGCTCAACAGCACGGTCGACACCGCAGCCGGCGAGATCCTGCGCTACGAGAACGTCGGACTCGGCATTGCCGCACAGACCGATCGCGGATTGATGGTTCCCGTTGTGCCGCAGGCCGACAAGGCCGATCTGAAGGAACTGTCCGAGCGGTTGGCCGAGTTGACCGAACTCTCACGGACCGGTTCTCTCCCTGCAGCTCGACTGAGCGGCGGAACGTTCACGCTCAACAACTACGGAGTGTTCGGGGTCGACGGCTCGGCCGCGATCATCAACCATCCCGAGGCCGCGATCCTGGGCATCGGACGCATCATCGACCGCCCGTGGGTGGTCGACGGCCGATTGGCCGTCCGCAAGGTCGCGCAGCTGTCGTTGGCCTTCGATCACCGCGTGTGCGACGGCGGAGTGGCCGGCGGGTTCCTGCGCACTGTTGCCGATTTCGTCGAAAATCCCGTCGTGGCTTTGGGATCCGTCCGATGA
- a CDS encoding alpha-ketoacid dehydrogenase subunit beta, translated as MTTMTMAGALNAALRDALTEDDKVVVFGEDVGTLGGVFRVTDGLTRDFGDDRCFDTPLAESGIVGFAIGMAMSGYKPVVEMQFDAFAYPAFEQIVSHVAKLRNRTRGSLTAPMVIRIPFAGGIGGVEHHCDSSEAYYAHTPGLKVVSPSTVADAYSLMRDAIADPDPVIFLEPKRLYFSKDDIELAKTEPIGTAVVRRAGTDVTLLAYGPTVSVAMQAAEFAAEDGRSVEVIDLRSLNPFDDVTVAASVRKTGRCIVIQEAQGFAGVAAEIASRVSERCFHHLHAPVLRVTGLDIPYPAPKLEHFHLPSADRVLDAMDRLQWNDAPDLSKAVTV; from the coding sequence ATGACCACGATGACCATGGCCGGAGCCCTCAACGCCGCCCTGCGCGACGCGTTGACCGAGGACGACAAGGTCGTTGTGTTCGGCGAGGACGTCGGCACGCTCGGCGGCGTCTTTCGCGTCACCGACGGACTGACCCGAGACTTCGGTGACGATCGCTGCTTCGACACCCCGCTCGCGGAGTCGGGCATCGTGGGATTCGCGATCGGAATGGCCATGTCGGGCTACAAGCCCGTCGTCGAGATGCAGTTCGACGCCTTCGCCTACCCGGCCTTCGAGCAGATCGTGTCTCACGTTGCCAAGCTGCGCAACAGAACTCGTGGATCGCTCACCGCGCCGATGGTCATTCGGATTCCGTTCGCCGGTGGTATCGGCGGCGTCGAGCACCACTGCGACTCGTCCGAGGCCTACTACGCCCACACCCCAGGTTTGAAGGTCGTCTCCCCGTCCACCGTCGCCGACGCGTATTCGCTGATGCGTGACGCCATCGCAGATCCCGATCCGGTGATCTTCCTCGAACCGAAGCGGTTGTACTTCTCCAAGGACGACATCGAGCTGGCCAAGACCGAGCCGATCGGCACCGCCGTCGTGCGTCGTGCCGGTACCGACGTCACTCTGCTCGCGTACGGCCCCACCGTGTCGGTTGCCATGCAGGCAGCCGAGTTCGCGGCCGAGGACGGCCGGAGCGTCGAGGTGATCGACCTACGTTCGCTCAATCCGTTCGACGACGTGACCGTCGCGGCCTCGGTACGTAAGACCGGTCGCTGCATCGTGATTCAGGAGGCGCAGGGCTTCGCCGGCGTCGCAGCGGAGATCGCCTCACGCGTATCCGAGCGCTGCTTCCATCACCTGCACGCTCCGGTACTGCGGGTGACCGGACTCGACATTCCCTATCCTGCACCGAAACTCGAGCACTTCCACCTGCCGTCCGCGGACCGCGTTCTCGACGCTATGGACCGTCTGCAGTGGAACGACGCTCCCGACCTCAGCAAGGCGGTCACGGTATGA
- the pdhA gene encoding pyruvate dehydrogenase (acetyl-transferring) E1 component subunit alpha encodes MTTVEKVPATSYQQFMPADRPVQYLAPDGTGVDSAARYAHPSNERLLEMYRSMVHGRRFDQQATALTKQGRLAVYPSSRGQEACQIAAALCLGEQDWMFPTYRDSMALAARGVDQVELLGMLAGYWHCGYDPTAYKVAPQCTPLATQLLHATGFAYAEAKQGRDTIALAFCGDGATSEGDFHEALNFAAVFRAPVIFLVQNNGFAISVPLARQSAAPSLSHKGVGYGIGSEQVDGNDPIAMMAVMDEAVKYVRAGKGPVVVEAHTYRMDAHTNADDATRYRKADEVEGWLARDPLSRLDSYLEAQGLLTDELREQMAVSADADAAVLRAGMNVEQDVDPEDLFRFVYSSPTPGLTEQRNQVAAEIAAGELS; translated from the coding sequence ATGACGACCGTCGAGAAGGTTCCGGCAACGTCCTACCAACAGTTCATGCCTGCCGACCGTCCCGTGCAATATCTCGCACCCGATGGGACGGGCGTGGACAGTGCCGCCCGCTACGCACACCCGTCGAACGAGCGGCTGCTCGAGATGTATCGCTCGATGGTCCACGGTCGCCGATTCGACCAGCAGGCAACGGCATTGACCAAGCAGGGCCGGCTCGCGGTCTATCCGTCCTCGCGCGGACAGGAGGCGTGTCAGATCGCCGCCGCCTTGTGCCTGGGTGAGCAGGACTGGATGTTCCCGACGTACCGTGACTCGATGGCTCTCGCGGCGCGAGGCGTTGACCAAGTGGAATTGCTCGGCATGCTCGCCGGGTACTGGCACTGCGGCTACGACCCGACCGCCTACAAGGTCGCCCCGCAATGCACCCCTCTGGCAACACAATTGCTGCACGCGACCGGTTTCGCCTATGCCGAGGCCAAGCAGGGCCGAGACACCATCGCCCTCGCGTTCTGTGGCGACGGAGCCACGAGTGAGGGCGACTTCCACGAAGCCCTCAACTTCGCCGCAGTGTTCCGCGCCCCGGTGATCTTTCTGGTACAGAACAACGGCTTCGCCATCAGCGTTCCCCTCGCCCGTCAGAGTGCAGCTCCCTCGTTGTCGCACAAGGGAGTCGGCTACGGCATCGGCAGCGAGCAGGTCGACGGCAACGACCCGATCGCGATGATGGCCGTGATGGACGAGGCTGTGAAGTACGTCCGAGCAGGCAAGGGACCGGTGGTCGTCGAGGCGCACACCTACCGCATGGATGCCCACACCAATGCCGACGACGCCACCCGCTACCGCAAGGCAGACGAGGTCGAGGGCTGGCTGGCCCGAGATCCGCTCTCGCGCCTCGATTCCTACCTCGAAGCCCAGGGTCTGCTCACCGACGAGCTCCGCGAGCAGATGGCCGTATCTGCCGACGCCGACGCCGCGGTACTTCGCGCAGGCATGAACGTCGAGCAGGATGTCGACCCCGAGGATCTGTTCCGGTTCGTCTACTCCTCCCCCACCCCCGGCCTGACCGAACAACGCAATCAGGTTGCCGCCGAAATCGCTGCAGGAGAACTGTCATGA
- a CDS encoding Lrp/AsnC family transcriptional regulator, translating into MDDVSRRVELDDTDRHILTELTSDGRVSMRVLADRLNLSRAHTYTRVDRLKDAGVIERFTVQVDHAASGLGTSAFIAMSIRQDSWRSVSEGLRSMEFVDHFSLLGGDFDVLVLIRTPDNESLRQVVLEGLQSLDGVRATRTWLIFDEDRGGLGRTTPPTER; encoded by the coding sequence ATGGACGACGTCTCGAGACGTGTGGAATTGGACGACACGGATCGGCACATTCTCACCGAGCTGACCTCCGACGGTCGGGTCTCGATGCGGGTGCTGGCCGATCGTCTCAATCTCTCTCGTGCACATACCTATACGCGGGTGGACAGGCTCAAGGATGCGGGCGTCATCGAACGGTTCACCGTGCAGGTGGACCACGCGGCGTCCGGGCTCGGTACCTCTGCATTCATCGCGATGTCCATCCGTCAGGACTCGTGGCGCAGTGTGTCCGAGGGTTTGCGATCGATGGAGTTCGTCGACCATTTCAGTTTGCTCGGAGGGGATTTCGACGTGCTGGTACTCATCAGGACTCCCGACAACGAGAGTCTGCGGCAAGTGGTGCTGGAGGGGCTGCAATCGCTCGACGGCGTTCGGGCGACCCGCACGTGGCTGATCTTCGACGAGGACCGAGGTGGTCTAGGACGAACGACGCCGCCCACCGAACGATGA
- the hppD gene encoding 4-hydroxyphenylpyruvate dioxygenase, with the protein MSLDNILNDDERLADLDADQLRQLVGLVEYDDKRDPFPVSGWDAIVWVVGNATQTAHFFQSAFGMELVAYSGPTTGQRDHHAYVLKSGAVRFVIKGAVDPDSELVAHHTRHGDGVVDISLAVPDVDRCIEHARAQGARVLQEPTDTSDEHGTVRTAAIATYGDTRHTLVDRSRYTGAYLPGYVPRTSTLQRPEGAPKRIFQALDHVVGNVELGKMDEWVDFYHRVMGFTNMAEFVGADIATDYSALMSKVVSNGNHRVKFPLNEPAIAKKRSQIDEYLDFYRGPGAQHLALATNDILSSVDALRAAGVEFLATPDSYYEDPALRARIGNVRVPIEELQKRGILVDRDEDGYLLQIFTKPLVDRPTVFFEMIERHGSLGFGIGNFKALFEAIEREQDARGNF; encoded by the coding sequence ATGAGCCTCGACAACATCCTCAACGACGACGAAAGACTGGCCGACCTCGACGCCGATCAGCTCCGTCAGCTCGTCGGCCTCGTGGAGTACGACGACAAGCGAGATCCCTTTCCCGTCAGCGGCTGGGACGCGATCGTGTGGGTGGTCGGCAACGCGACGCAGACCGCGCATTTCTTCCAGTCCGCCTTCGGCATGGAGCTCGTTGCGTACTCGGGCCCGACGACCGGCCAACGTGACCACCACGCCTACGTCCTCAAGTCGGGCGCAGTGCGCTTCGTCATCAAGGGAGCCGTCGACCCCGACAGCGAACTGGTGGCGCACCACACGCGCCACGGCGACGGCGTCGTCGACATCTCGCTGGCCGTGCCGGACGTGGACCGGTGCATCGAACATGCGCGGGCCCAGGGCGCGCGAGTACTGCAAGAGCCGACCGATACGTCCGACGAGCATGGGACGGTCCGCACCGCGGCCATCGCGACCTACGGCGACACCCGGCACACGTTGGTCGACCGCTCGCGCTACACCGGTGCCTACCTGCCCGGTTATGTGCCGCGCACGTCGACGTTGCAGCGACCGGAAGGCGCACCCAAGCGCATCTTCCAGGCCCTCGATCACGTGGTCGGCAATGTCGAGCTGGGCAAGATGGACGAGTGGGTCGACTTCTATCACCGCGTCATGGGCTTCACGAACATGGCCGAGTTCGTCGGGGCCGATATCGCCACCGACTACTCGGCGCTGATGAGCAAGGTCGTCTCCAACGGCAACCATCGGGTGAAGTTTCCGCTGAACGAACCGGCCATCGCCAAGAAGCGTTCACAGATCGACGAGTACCTGGACTTCTATCGCGGCCCGGGCGCACAGCATTTGGCGCTCGCGACCAACGACATTCTGTCGTCGGTCGATGCCCTCCGCGCCGCCGGCGTCGAATTTCTCGCCACCCCCGATTCGTACTACGAGGATCCCGCACTGCGCGCCCGGATCGGTAACGTCCGAGTGCCGATCGAAGAGCTGCAGAAGCGCGGAATTCTCGTCGACCGAGACGAGGACGGGTATCTGCTGCAGATCTTCACCAAGCCGCTGGTCGATCGCCCGACGGTGTTCTTCGAGATGATCGAACGCCACGGCTCGCTCGGGTTCGGCATCGGCAACTTCAAGGCACTGTTCGAGGCCATCGAGCGCGAACAGGACGCTCGCGGCAACTTCTGA
- a CDS encoding Lrp/AsnC family transcriptional regulator: MESTMDELDRAMLAALHDNSRIGVLELSRALGVARATVSARLQRLEDSGVITGYQPRIGLAAAGYGVQAFVTLEIAQGALGDVVAVLEQIPGVLEAFATTGAGDVLCRVAAASHDDLQRTLIVLNQSRTIARSTSVVVLSELVAFRAMPLLNTAEPERTPKAPAYRRTHD, translated from the coding sequence ATGGAATCCACAATGGACGAGTTGGACCGGGCAATGCTCGCTGCGCTGCATGACAATTCGAGGATCGGCGTACTCGAGCTGTCGCGAGCGCTCGGTGTTGCACGCGCGACTGTGTCGGCCCGTCTGCAGCGTTTGGAGGACAGTGGTGTCATCACCGGCTATCAGCCTCGAATCGGTTTGGCAGCAGCCGGTTACGGCGTTCAGGCGTTCGTCACATTGGAGATTGCCCAGGGCGCGCTCGGTGACGTCGTCGCCGTCCTGGAGCAGATACCCGGGGTGTTGGAGGCGTTCGCGACGACCGGAGCCGGAGATGTGTTGTGCCGGGTCGCCGCGGCGTCGCATGACGACCTACAGCGAACCCTGATCGTACTCAACCAATCTCGTACGATTGCGCGGTCCACCAGTGTGGTCGTGCTCTCGGAGTTGGTCGCGTTTCGAGCGATGCCATTGCTGAACACCGCCGAGCCCGAGAGAACGCCGAAGGCCCCTGCCTATCGACGAACGCACGACTGA
- a CDS encoding SLC13 family permease translates to MVYAISIVALIAIFTVATITPINMGLLAFAGAFIVGGAISGIPVEDVIDAFPGSTFIIVGGITLLFAIAKANGTIDVVIDRSLRLVGGRRWAILWMMFLLSGLLMALGSVLAVGMLAPIAMPLAKRNNINPFLMGMVVSHGALACCFSPINLYGAFVNGLMDSTGVGSHPLALFLIPFVLNTLIALVLFLVLGRDLIRDRTRAFDVQDLRDNEGGLPVPSGPRPGHTGLPEGSGGGTSVKVEVDHIESSSVTTVPNENVPLTRVRVLTLLGIAALVLLSVTLGVDIGVSAICVSVVLLLLAPKTHPKVVDNIAWPAVVLVCGVQTYMAVMTQNGTLGFLGDAASALGSPLLTALILCYAVAIISAFGSSIGTIGIALPLAAPLLAAGELGAIGFVAAIAFSATVVDVSPFSTNGVMVLAEARVDDKARFQRKMLGYCGLVVLIAPPTVWLLTVVAPSMT, encoded by the coding sequence ATGGTCTACGCAATCTCGATCGTCGCCCTGATCGCCATCTTCACGGTCGCCACGATCACACCCATCAACATGGGTCTACTCGCCTTCGCCGGTGCCTTCATCGTCGGTGGCGCAATATCCGGCATACCCGTAGAAGACGTCATCGACGCCTTCCCTGGTAGCACCTTCATCATCGTCGGCGGCATCACGCTGCTGTTCGCCATCGCCAAAGCCAACGGAACCATCGACGTCGTCATCGACCGCTCGCTCCGACTGGTGGGCGGACGACGCTGGGCGATCCTGTGGATGATGTTCCTGTTGTCCGGGCTGCTGATGGCTCTCGGATCCGTTCTGGCCGTGGGCATGCTGGCCCCGATCGCGATGCCACTCGCCAAGCGCAACAACATCAATCCCTTCCTGATGGGCATGGTCGTCAGCCACGGCGCTCTCGCCTGCTGCTTCTCGCCGATCAACCTTTACGGTGCCTTCGTTAACGGCCTGATGGACTCCACCGGTGTCGGCTCACACCCACTGGCGCTGTTCCTCATCCCGTTCGTGCTCAACACGCTCATCGCGCTCGTACTCTTCCTGGTTCTCGGCCGCGACCTCATCCGAGACCGCACGCGTGCGTTCGACGTCCAGGACTTGCGCGACAACGAAGGCGGACTGCCCGTCCCGTCGGGCCCACGCCCGGGTCATACCGGACTGCCCGAGGGTAGCGGTGGTGGCACTTCCGTGAAGGTCGAGGTCGACCACATCGAATCCTCCTCGGTCACAACAGTTCCGAACGAGAACGTCCCGCTCACCCGAGTACGGGTACTCACCCTGCTCGGGATCGCAGCACTGGTTCTGTTGTCCGTGACGCTGGGAGTCGACATCGGCGTCAGCGCGATCTGCGTGTCGGTCGTGTTACTGCTGTTGGCGCCCAAGACCCACCCCAAGGTGGTCGACAACATCGCCTGGCCTGCCGTGGTTCTGGTCTGCGGTGTTCAGACGTACATGGCGGTCATGACCCAGAACGGCACATTGGGATTCCTCGGCGACGCCGCCTCGGCCCTCGGTTCACCCCTGTTGACGGCGCTCATCCTGTGCTACGCGGTGGCGATCATCTCGGCTTTCGGGTCGTCGATCGGCACCATCGGTATCGCACTACCGCTTGCCGCACCCTTGCTCGCGGCCGGCGAACTCGGAGCCATCGGATTCGTTGCTGCCATTGCTTTCTCGGCTACCGTGGTGGACGTGAGCCCGTTCTCCACCAACGGGGTCATGGTTCTGGCCGAAGCCCGAGTGGACGACAAGGCCCGATTCCAACGAAAGATGCTCGGCTACTGCGGATTGGTCGTTCTCATCGCTCCGCCGACCGTATGGCTGCTGACGGTGGTTGCGCCCTCGATGACCTGA
- a CDS encoding hydroxymethylglutaryl-CoA lyase — protein sequence MRVHITDVYLRDGLQDEKCIVPTEDKLAVLDATLASGITSLEIASFVSATRVPQMADAEDVVARAPHRAGTRYSALTLNGRGVHRAAETDIDVIQIVTSASEGHSRANAGRSSDDALRDLSSAVALHPDRTFIGGVSTAFVCPFDGVIAPERLVEVCERMADTGVSSLGLADTLGIATTDQVLAGVDAVRTALPELTISLHLHNARDQALETAVRAAIDLDIEYFDSALAGYGGCPFAPGAHGNLATEELVDTFHRAGIDTGIDTSALATAAALARTVVGRGRPLLTPTH from the coding sequence ATGCGCGTACACATCACCGACGTCTATCTCCGCGACGGTTTGCAGGACGAGAAGTGCATCGTCCCCACCGAGGACAAGCTGGCGGTGCTCGACGCCACCCTTGCATCGGGCATCACGTCCCTCGAGATCGCGTCGTTCGTCTCTGCCACCCGAGTGCCTCAGATGGCCGATGCGGAGGACGTCGTCGCGCGTGCACCCCACCGAGCCGGAACCCGTTACAGTGCATTGACGTTGAACGGTCGTGGCGTCCATCGGGCCGCCGAGACGGACATCGACGTGATCCAGATAGTCACCTCGGCCAGCGAGGGCCACAGCCGCGCCAACGCCGGCCGCTCGTCCGACGATGCCTTGCGCGACCTGAGTTCCGCGGTCGCGCTGCACCCCGACCGTACATTCATCGGCGGAGTCAGCACCGCCTTCGTGTGCCCGTTCGACGGCGTCATTGCACCCGAGCGGCTCGTCGAGGTGTGTGAACGCATGGCCGACACCGGTGTATCGAGCCTCGGTCTGGCGGACACTCTTGGCATCGCGACCACAGATCAGGTCCTCGCCGGTGTCGACGCCGTCCGAACAGCGTTGCCCGAGTTGACGATCAGTCTGCACCTACACAACGCTCGAGATCAGGCCCTCGAGACAGCAGTACGGGCGGCGATCGATCTGGACATCGAGTACTTCGACAGTGCACTCGCCGGGTACGGCGGTTGCCCATTCGCTCCGGGCGCACACGGAAATCTCGCTACCGAAGAACTGGTCGACACATTCCATCGTGCCGGAATCGACACCGGTATCGATACGTCGGCCCTGGCTACCGCCGCCGCTCTCGCTCGCACGGTGGTCGGCCGCGGCCGTCCACTCCTCACACCCACGCACTGA
- a CDS encoding CaiB/BaiF CoA transferase family protein: MSTTTENGPLHGIRVIELGNFIAAPFASRLFADFGADVIKIERPGVGDELRGWRRTRGDTSMMFRTIARNKHSVTLDLRTDEGRDLALKLVETADVVVENFRPGTLERWGLGPDRLQEANPDVVMVRISGYGQTGPHRDRAGFGGVAEAFGGLRHVTGHADREPVRPAAPIGDVLAGLHGAVGALVMLLARERSGDHSRPKVADVALYEAVFMAMESLVPDYDAYGTVRQRTAGNLPGVVPSGIYRSQDGSVMIAGNSSSVFGRLMTAVGRADLAADPELADGDKRFAREAELDGAIFDWTSVRPTAVVVDELGAAGIPVGEVFDAAQIAEDEHFVSRGMVQPLKVSVEQGSTEEVRFPGVVPRFGDEPTAVRWAGPDLGEHTDDVLGRTLGLTEEQLDDLRARKVI, encoded by the coding sequence GTGTCCACCACCACTGAGAACGGCCCATTGCACGGAATCCGTGTGATCGAGCTGGGCAACTTCATCGCCGCACCGTTCGCCAGTCGACTTTTCGCGGACTTCGGTGCCGACGTCATCAAGATCGAACGCCCTGGCGTCGGCGACGAACTCCGCGGCTGGCGTCGAACCCGCGGAGACACCTCCATGATGTTCAGGACCATTGCTCGCAACAAACATTCGGTGACTCTCGATCTGCGTACCGACGAAGGCCGCGATCTCGCGCTGAAGTTGGTCGAGACCGCCGATGTCGTCGTGGAGAACTTCCGGCCCGGAACCCTCGAGCGCTGGGGCCTCGGACCCGACCGCCTCCAGGAAGCCAATCCCGACGTGGTCATGGTCCGCATCTCGGGTTACGGCCAAACCGGCCCGCATCGGGACCGAGCCGGCTTCGGCGGAGTAGCAGAAGCATTCGGCGGATTGCGCCACGTCACCGGTCACGCAGATCGCGAGCCGGTGCGGCCGGCAGCACCGATCGGCGACGTGCTGGCCGGATTACACGGTGCCGTCGGCGCTCTGGTGATGCTCCTGGCTCGCGAACGAAGCGGAGATCATTCCCGGCCCAAGGTTGCCGACGTCGCCCTGTACGAGGCGGTGTTCATGGCCATGGAATCGCTGGTCCCGGACTACGACGCATACGGCACGGTTCGCCAGCGCACAGCGGGCAATCTCCCCGGCGTGGTCCCCAGTGGCATCTATCGGTCCCAGGACGGCAGCGTCATGATTGCTGGAAACTCGAGCAGCGTGTTCGGACGGCTCATGACTGCGGTAGGGCGAGCAGACCTGGCCGCCGACCCGGAATTGGCCGACGGCGACAAGCGATTTGCGCGCGAGGCCGAACTCGACGGAGCGATCTTCGACTGGACGTCGGTAAGGCCGACAGCTGTTGTCGTCGACGAACTCGGTGCCGCCGGTATACCCGTCGGAGAAGTATTCGATGCAGCTCAGATCGCCGAGGACGAACACTTCGTTTCACGCGGAATGGTGCAACCGCTGAAAGTCTCTGTGGAACAGGGCAGTACCGAGGAAGTTCGCTTTCCCGGAGTGGTTCCGCGATTCGGCGACGAGCCGACCGCCGTGAGATGGGCGGGGCCGGACCTGGGCGAGCACACCGACGATGTCCTCGGACGCACACTCGGGCTCACCGAAGAGCAGCTGGACGATCTCCGCGCCAGAAAGGTGATCTGA